A window of Zingiber officinale cultivar Zhangliang chromosome 5A, Zo_v1.1, whole genome shotgun sequence contains these coding sequences:
- the LOC121979191 gene encoding protein CONTINUOUS VASCULAR RING 1-like, with the protein MVDDKSASLMASRDRDRELLIPVAERPVESEDDHDGKASSSAAAASSSSASADVPSSSRKAFYKVIRSWASKKFITGCVILFPIAITFYITWWFIHFVDGFFSPIYAQLGINIFGLGFVTSITFIFLVGLFMSSWLGASVLSLGEWFIKRMPFIRHIYNASKQISSAVSPDQNKQAFKEVVIIRHPRVGEHAFGFITSTVLLQTYNGEEELYCVYVPTNHLYIGDVFLVNSKDVIRLNLSVSEGIEIVVSGGMSMPQILTTLDESSIP; encoded by the exons ATGGTCGACGACAAGTCGGCGAGCTTGATGGCGAGCAGAGACAGAGATCGCGAGCTTCTCATCCCCGTTGCCGAGCGACCAGTGGAATCCGAAGACGATCACGATGGCAAGGCTTCCTCGTCCGCCGCTGCCGCCTCTTCCTCCTCGGCCTCCGCCGACGTCCCTAGCTCAAGTAGAAAG GCATTTTATAAAGTAATCCGAAGTTGGGCCTCAAAGAAGTTCATTACTGGATG TGTCATCCTGTTTCCTATTGCAATCACCTTCTACATCACCTGGTGGTTTATTCATTTTGTTGATGGTTTTTTTTCACCAATCTATGCTCAACTCGGGATTAACATATTCG GGCTTGGTTTTGTGACTTCAATAACATTCATCTTCCTTGTTGGACTATTCATGTCATCATGGTTGGGGGCATCTGTCCTCAGCTTGGGAGAGTGGTTTATCAAGCGCATGCCATTCATTCGACATATTTATAATGCCTCAAAGCAAATTAGTTCTGCTGTATCACctg ACCAGAATAAGCAAGCCTTTAAGGAAGTGGTCATTATTAGGCATCCTCGAGTTGGTGAACATGCCTTTGGATTTATCACTTCAACGGTTCTTCTTCAG ACTTACAATGGCGAAGAGGAACTCTATTGTGTCTATGTTCCGACAAACCATTTGTACATCGGCGATGTTTTTCTAGTCAATTCGAAAGATGTCATACGACTGAATCTCTCAGTGAGCGAAGGAATTG AGATTGTGGTATCCGGTGGCATGTCGATGCCGCAAATACTCACGACACTTGATGAAAGCTCGATACCCTGA
- the LOC121979192 gene encoding uncharacterized protein LOC121979192 yields MAARAFTSLLLALLLLLLLAASASADGGRRGLHAYVPSRKRAVRGATGVDCRAMASRAECLGKSEWCRWCRSDALDDMCFVSAEAWRLPGQIFSCEAPSS; encoded by the coding sequence ATGGCTGCTCGGGCCTTCACTTCGCTGCTGCtcgctctcctcctcctcctcctcctcgcggcCTCTGCCTCTGCCGATGGTGGCCGCCGCGGCCTCCACGCCTACGTTCCGTCCAGGAAGCGCGCGGTCCGCGGCGCGACTGGGGTGGACTGCCGCGCGATGGCGTCGAGGGCCGAGTGCCTCGGGAAGTCGGAGTGGTGCCGGTGGTGCCGCAGCGACGCCCTCGACGACATGTGCTTCGTATCCGCCGAGGCCTGGCGCCTCCCCGGCCAGATCTTCTCCTGCGAGGCCCCCAGTTCCTGA